In Zingiber officinale cultivar Zhangliang chromosome 6A, Zo_v1.1, whole genome shotgun sequence, a single genomic region encodes these proteins:
- the LOC121995303 gene encoding chloroplastic group IIB intron splicing facilitator CRS2, chloroplastic-like yields MAREARAAASGGSCEQRRAEAAARSGERRRLRAAASGGGCEQRRAEASASSDKRRRLRAMASNRGEHQRRRKPRLRLRSQPNLGEASRRRRCESFSLVKVLTFPIFSSLVVHKWVRTGTQLNFSLVNVAGNDIVQGNKKLILGSIGEVPILLVKPQSYMNYSGESVGPLAAYYQVPLRHILLMYDEMSLPNGVLRV; encoded by the exons ATGGCTCGTGAGGCAAGAGCAGCGGCGAGCGGAGGCAGCTGCGAGCAGCGGCGAGCGGAGGCGGCTGCGAGAAGCGGCGAGAGGAGGCGGCTGCGAGCAGCGGCGAGCGGAGGCGGCTGCGAGCAGCGGCGAGCGGAGGCATCTGCGAGCAGCGACAAGCGGAGGCGGCTGCGAGCAATGGCAAGCAACAGGGGCGA GCATCAAAGAAGGAGAAAGCCTCGCCTTCGTCTTCGAAGTCAGCCAAATTTAGGGGAGGCAAGCAGAAGAAGAAGGTGTGAATCAttttctcttgtaaaagtttTGACTTTTCCAATTTTTTCATCTTTAGTGGTGCATAAATGGGTTAGGACTGGCACACAGTTGAACTTTTCGCTTGTAAATGTTGCTGGTAATGACATTGTCCAAGGAAATAAGAAGCTTATTCTGG GTTCCATTGGGGAAGTGCCAATTCTCTTGGTGAAGCCACAATCCTACATGAACTACAGCGGAGAATCG GTAGGGCCACTTGCTGCATATTATCAAGTGCCATTACGGCATATTTTACTT ATGTATGACGAAATGAGTTTGCCCAATGGTGTTTTGAGGGTTTAG
- the LOC121997982 gene encoding pyridoxine/pyridoxamine 5'-phosphate oxidase 2-like, with amino-acid sequence MASWKPLLLKSLDSNAHLKHSAFFQLATIGPNGRPSNRTVVFRGFQEGTDMIQINTDRRSAKIEEIQHCRFGEVCWYFTESWEQFRFKGTIDIIDATNSDVLKLQKREKAWFASSLKSRLQYLAPTPSLPAIAIHDPGEEIKLDPSEGPVDAFCLLIFDPDQVDYLNLRSNERLIFTSKPNGPSCKLWMSQKINP; translated from the exons ATGGCGTCGTGGAAGCCCCTCCTCCTAAAATCCTTGGACTCCAATGCCCATCTCAAGCATTCCGCCTTCTTTCAACTG GCGACAATCGGTCCCAATGGAAGACCTTCCAATCGAACTGTGGTCTTCCG AGGATTTCAGGAGGGTACGGATATGATTCAGATAAATACCGATCGCCGCAGCGCCAAG ATTGAGGAGATTCAGCATTGCCGTTTCGGAGAG GTATGTTGGTACTTCACTGAGTCATGGGAACAGTTCAGATTTAAGGGAACTATAGACATCATTGATGCTACAAATTCAGATGTTTTGAAGCTTCAG AAAAGGGAGAAAGCATGGTTTGCAAGTTCTCTGAAATCACGATTACAGTACTTAGCCCCTACTCCTAGTCTTCCAGCTATTGCTATCCACGACCCTGGTGAAGAGATaaaacttgatccatctgaaggCCCAGTTGACGCATTTTGCCTTTTGATTTTTGATCCAGATCAG GTTGACTACTTGAATTTGAGAAGCAATGAGCGACTTATCTTTACATCCAAACCAAATGGGCCTAGCTGCAAATTATGGATGTCTCAGAAAATCAACCCATAA